The following coding sequences lie in one Apium graveolens cultivar Ventura chromosome 3, ASM990537v1, whole genome shotgun sequence genomic window:
- the LOC141714671 gene encoding uncharacterized protein LOC141714671, producing the protein MAFAITNVGDNQKVEYATYFLKGESNYWWETTKALEAVEVITWDRFKRMFLDKYFPRYMQTQMDIKFFDLKQDNITVGEYEKKFTELSMFMGEYIDSEEKRAKRFQQGLKPWLKSRVAAFELTTYVDVV; encoded by the coding sequence atgGCCTTTGCTATAACAAATGTTGGAGATAATCAGAAGGTGGAGTATGCTACTTACTTTCTTAAAGGCGAatcgaactattggtgggagacaACAAAAGCTTTAGAAGCTGTTGAAGTTAttacttgggataggtttaagAGAATGTTTTTGGATAAGTATTTTCCTCGCTATATGCAAACACAAATGGATATAAAGTTCTTCGATTTGAAGCAAGACAATATAACAGTTGgagaatatgagaagaagtttacagaaCTTTCTATGTTTATGGGAGAGTATATCGATTCTGAAGAGAAAAGGGcaaaaaggttccaacagggattGAAGCCTTGGTTAAAGAGTCGTGTGGCAGCATTTGAGTTAACTACTTATGTTGATGTGGTTTAG
- the LOC141714672 gene encoding uncharacterized protein LOC141714672, translating into MNVRIKNQKANIMCYKCGKVGHVSRECKGVGNNQLLQMTTVPYPVNQATPMPTPSFPMSFNQPQIASASNHPALTYPAQARTFNMNVTDAIQSSYMVSGMLFVNAASAKVLIDSGATRSFISKSFVDKLNFETQLMQEPLSIILANQDRVYVNHICPYCAIEIAGHVFPTNLIPFQLGEFDVILGMDWLTSFSAQIDCKDKRVVLSTPQRKKVTFKGQSQTQTFLTSMQAKKLIWKGCEAYLAYVADKSREVSNPEDIPVVRDFLDVFPEELPGLPPDW; encoded by the coding sequence ATGAATGTAAGAATTAAGAATCAGAAGGCCAATATCATGTGTTATAAGTGTGGGAAAGTAGGACATGTGTCACGAGAGTGCAAAGGAGTGGGTAACAATCAATTGCTGCAAATGACTACTGTACCCTACCCAGTGAATCAAGCAACTCCTATGCCAACCCCATCATTCCCAATGTCTTTCAATCAACCTCAAATAGCATCAGCTTCAAATCATCCAGCTTTGACTTATCCAGCTcaagcaagaactttcaacatgaacGTGACGGATGCAATTCAAAGTTCCTATATGGTGTCAGGTATGCTTTTTGTGAATGCTGCTAGTGCTAAAGTACTAATTGACTCGGGAGCCACTAGATCATTTATTTCgaaatcttttgttgataagttgaattttGAAACCCAATTGATGCAGGAACCCTTATCTATTATCTTAGCTAATCAAGATAGAGTATATGTAAATCATATTTGCCCTTATTGTGCAATAGAGATAGCCGGGCACGTTTTTCCTACGAACCTTATTCCTTTCCAATTAGGCGAATTTGACGTGATCTTAGGGATGGATTGGCTTACGAGTTTCAGTGCTCAAATAGACTGTAAGGATAAAAGGGTAGTATTAAGTACACCTCAACGTAAGAAAGTAACATTCAAGGGCCAAAGTCAAACTCAGACATTTCTCACCTCGATGCAAGCAAAGAAGTTGATTTGGAAAGGATGCGAGGCATATTTGGCATATGTAGCTGATAAGAGTAGAGAAGTTTCTAATCCGGAAGACATtccagtagtaagagattttctaGATGTTTTTCCTGAAGAGCTTCCTGGATTACCCCCGGACTGGTAA